A single region of the Candidatus Methanomethylicota archaeon genome encodes:
- the ehbP gene encoding energy-converting hydrogenase B subunit EhbP, with amino-acid sequence MPKIVIRGKHVINLGGWVVENRANLPYRDYVVGNPFDEPVKIEAPIYSIEGIEEIKKLGLIVEPILPYETVVEKINKVKKLIVL; translated from the coding sequence ATGCCTAAGATAGTAATAAGAGGAAAGCATGTAATAAATCTTGGAGGATGGGTAGTAGAAAATAGAGCTAATTTACCCTATAGAGATTATGTAGTTGGTAATCCATTTGATGAACCAGTAAAAATAGAAGCACCAATTTATTCAATAGAAGGTATTGAAGAAATAAAGAAACTTGGACTAATAGTAGAACCAATTCTACCATATGAAACAGTAGTAGAAAAGATTAATAAGGTAAAAAAACTTATAGTTTTATAA
- a CDS encoding V-type ATP synthase subunit F has protein sequence MKIYFIGNPRLSYGYRMMGIQCFSVSSKEEFLNKLEEVLKFDDVGLLLLDSDFSSLVTDYIYKLKVKRALPFIIEVPGLKTIPKTEIKSMLGKAMGVEI, from the coding sequence ATGAAAATTTATTTCATTGGCAATCCTAGACTATCGTATGGATATAGAATGATGGGTATTCAATGTTTTTCTGTTTCTTCAAAAGAAGAGTTTTTAAACAAACTTGAAGAAGTTTTAAAATTTGATGATGTTGGTCTATTACTGTTGGATAGCGATTTTTCATCTTTAGTTACTGATTATATTTATAAGCTAAAAGTCAAAAGAGCATTGCCATTCATAATTGAAGTTCCTGGATTAAAAACTATTCCAAAAACAGAAATAAAATCTATGCTGGGTAAGGCAATGGGGGTAGAAATTTGA
- a CDS encoding V-type ATP synthase subunit E family protein, with product MSLEEHQIEAFKKMVDKLFDETKENVLRILNEATERALHILDDSEKYSIKKLNESLTKYMERAEVESKKELAKIESEAKMCLLRLKESLFEKVIMEAKSMITKYCETDEYINDLIKNLKKTSNTIDLGVVLMNNKDIERIGMKNLKSILGDCEIKPHKIEIGGFIAISKDEKIFVDKTIEGIFDKEKMFLRSRIASLLFR from the coding sequence TTGAGTTTAGAAGAGCATCAAATTGAGGCTTTTAAAAAAATGGTGGATAAATTATTTGATGAAACTAAAGAAAATGTTTTGAGAATATTAAATGAAGCTACTGAAAGAGCTCTCCATATATTAGATGATTCAGAAAAATATTCAATTAAAAAATTAAATGAATCATTGACCAAATATATGGAAAGAGCTGAAGTAGAATCAAAAAAAGAATTAGCAAAAATAGAATCAGAGGCAAAAATGTGTTTATTAAGATTAAAAGAGTCTCTTTTTGAAAAAGTAATCATGGAAGCAAAATCAATGATTACAAAATATTGTGAAACAGACGAGTATATTAATGATTTAATTAAAAATTTAAAGAAAACTTCAAATACAATAGACTTGGGAGTAGTTTTAATGAATAATAAAGATATTGAGCGTATTGGTATGAAAAATCTTAAATCTATATTAGGAGATTGTGAAATTAAACCTCATAAAATTGAAATAGGTGGATTTATAGCAATCTCAAAAGATGAAAAAATTTTTGTAGATAAGACTATTGAAGGTATTTTTGATAAAGAGAAAATGTTTTTACGATCAAGAATAGCCTCTTTGTTATTTAGGTGA